The following is a genomic window from Candidatus Protochlamydia phocaeensis.
AAGCCTACCGTGACGGGATAAGGGATAAACCTTAAAAGCACGCCAAAGCGGGCAAGCCCCATTAAAATCATCATCACAGCCGCAACAAGGGTGGCCAAAGCCAGGCCATCGTAGCCATATTTTTGAATAATTTCATAGATGATGACGACAAAGGCGCCAGTAGGGCCTCCGATTTGCACCCGGCTGCCGCTGAAGAGGGAAATTAAGAAACCGGCAATAATGGCCGTTATTAATCCTTTCTCAGGAGAGACGCCGGAAGCGATACCGAACGCAAGCGCCAAAGGCAACGCAATGACGCCGACGCTTATACCTGCAAAAAGATCGCTCAGGAAATAATTCCAGTTATAGCCTTCTTGAAGGCAAACGACACTTTTGGGAATAAAATCTTTATATTTGAACTGCATGATTCAGTCTCACGGAAAACAAATATGAAAGCGAGCTTAGCACTTCGCTTCATTGGCCACTAGTAAAATTTAAAAATTTGGATTCCTACAGACAAAAATAGGATGCCTCTACATTTAATCGAGCAATTATTCTAAACGAATCGTTGTAGAAAGATGAAATTGGATGAAAACGGAAGAAGCTGCCTTAAAAGGAAGGCAGCTTAAACGCTCGCTCTGCCATGCAGCTAGCGGACTACTGCACCGTAATCGGCACGCGCGTCACCTCATCTAGCGCCCCTCCATTAATTCTTCGATAAATGTACAAGCTCCAAGTTGTATTCTGCGCTAAATTTGGCGTACTTAAATTAATGTATTGATTCTCTAATTTGCGAACCTGGGTCGTTGTCTTTGCATTCGTATTTTCCCGCAAAGAAATGTGATAGCCAAAATGACCGGGAAGCCCTTTGATAAATTCGGGATGGGTATCTAAAAACTCTTGCGGCAGCTGAAGAAGATTGACAAAAGCCATAGTGATGCTCAATAGATCGGAGGATTGCAAAGGAATGTAGTCTAACTTTGGCCCCTGGCTAACAGCTGTACTTGTTATTTTTAAATTAATGGGTCCCCTGCCCTGCAAGGCTTGATTTAAATCCTCCTTGTAATCATCCTCCTGAGACATCTTTCCAGGAAAAAATCCCGTGAGGGAACAATGAGGCGGATACTTGTCGACTGCTTCATTCTTTAAATGCTTGTCTTTAACGGCATTCCAAAATTTGCGCAGCTGGTTTCCTAATGCGCCCCCCGGACGAAGATATAAGATATACTCCACTTTCCCGGAAGCGGCTCCTACAACCCAATCAACCACATCCGGATGTTGGGCACTTAAGGGATCCTTATCCAAATCGCCTTCATTTATGCCATAAGGAAGCATTCCACTTAGTTCATCTGCCAAGTAGTCCGGCTCATCATGATAATACTCAATTAAGTCCTCATCTTCATCGGCAAAAAGATGTCCTTCCATAGCAAAAAGGCAAATGGCAACCATCAAAAAATGTAAAAGCTTGCGCATCCCGTCCTCCGCAATAAAAACAAATTTAATTTTTGATTAAATTAAAAATTATTTTTTAGCAAGCTTATTACTTTTATCTATTGCTAGAAGGATATTAAATGCATAATAACTTCTTGCCGCCCCGGAAAAGAACTCGAATCTAGTTTCATTAGCGGTTTCGGACAGCTGTTAATTTAAAGGTGTTTTATGCGGTTCGCCAGCAATTTCGCGCACATATTTGGGCACCGCATAGCCGGGAAGACTACGGGCGATCTCACGAATAAGTGCTCGCCCTTGCTCTTCTTCGACTTCAAAATGGGCAGTGCCCTGCACGCGATCTAATTGATGCAGATAATAAGGAAGGATTCCCTGATCGGCCAGCTCTTCGCAGAGCGTTCTAAGAGTGGGAGCATCATCGTTTACTCCCTTTAATAAAACGGCTTGATTTAACAGCACGCAACCTAGCTTCTGCAGCTCTTTTAAGCGCGCAAAAAGATCTGCGCCCAGCTCTTTGGGATGGTTACAGTGGATGACAAAGAAAAGTTGCTTGGAACAGGCGGAAATCAAACGGAGAAAACTATCGTCAATGCGTTCGGGAATTCCGATAGGGAAACGCGTATGAAAGCGCAGGCGCTTCAGATGCGGAATAGCATTAAGCTGATCGAGTAAAGACTTCAATGTCTCATCGGAAAGCGATAGGGGATCTCCCCCGCTTAAAATCACTTCATGAATGGAAGCATCCGATCGAATGGCTTCAATCTCTGCCAAAAAAAGCTTATCTTCTCTATCATATGAAAAATTCTGCCTAAAGCAGTAGCGGCAATGCATGGCGCACGCGCTCGTGCAAACAAGCAATACTCTTCCTTCATATTTATGCAATAGCTTGGCTTCGCAGCGGAATGTCTCATCTTGAACAGGATCCAAAACAAAGTCCGGATGATTCTCATTCTCTTGCCTAGTAGGCAAGAATTGCCTAACTAGAGGGTCGTCCAAATTTTGTTTTGCCATCTTTTGAGCCAATCTAAGAGGAACATTAATGGCAAAGGTAGGCTTAAAAAGCAACTGCTGGCGCTGTTGGGACGACAACTCCAAAAAATCCGCTAATGCTTCTACGCGATTAAAATTTTCCCTTAAAATTGCTCTCCAAGGAGCAGGAGTGATCAGTGGAATTGGACAAGACATAGATTAAAACAATGGCTCCATTAAGAGGATGCTTGGCACTGCCAAAGCTTCTCTAAAAGACAAGTAGCAGCTTGAATAGAAAAATAAGTTTATTTTTCCGAATCAGGAACGCTGAATATTAATAAAAGATTCAAGCTTAACATACTAGGATAAAAAAACCTACTATTGTTTTAGAGGATTTGGGCGGAAGGAACATCATAAGAGACAAAGCTCTCGATTCCAGGCCATTAGCGATTTTAAGAAATGCTATAAGCAAACAGCCCTCTTTCCAGAGGGCGGGAGGAACCTAAATACGTCTTTAGAGCTATTAGCGGATTAAGTTGGGATCTTATCCACTATTTCTTTGCTTTTATCCCTTCTCAGACACCCTGATCAAAATAGGCTCTAACAAATTTTGCGAAGCCTTCAACTTGGCCAAAACAGGTTGACCGCTTTCTTCCTTCTTTTTAATCAGTTCTGCATCCGCTCCAAGCAGTTCTAATTTATTCACCAAGTCTTCATACCCTCTTTCTAAGAACTCAAGACCTGATATTGAGCTAGTCTCGGAGGCAATTAAGGCAGCCATTACATAAGCGAAACCAGCTCGAAGATCTGGAATGCGAATTTCTTTTCCAATCAGAGAAGTAGATCCTTTGATAATCGCGCTATGACAAAAACTTTGCGAGGCAAAGCGACATTGTTTTCCTCCTAGGCACTGCCTGAATAAGGTAATATCTGCCCCCATTTCACGCAGCGTTTCGGTATAGCCAAAGCGGTTTTCATAGACCGTTTCATGCACAACTGACGTACCAGAAGCCTGCGTCAGCAAAACAACAAAAGGTTGTTGCCAATCCGTCATGAATCCCGGATGAACATCCGTCTCCAGGTGAAGCCCTCCTTGCAGCGGGCCGTCATAAAAGAATTCTATGCCATTGCCTTTGATATCAAAGCCGCCCCCGACTTCGCGGAGTTTATTTAAAAACGTGAGCATATTCACATGTTGGGCGCCTTCGACAAATACTCTTCCCTTTGTCGCAATCGCAGCCATTCCCCAAGAAGCCGCTTCAATGCGGTCTGGAATGACGGTATGCTCAACTTCATAGAAGCGGCGCGTGCCATGAATGCGGATAGTGCGGTCCACGTCAATGGCAATAATCGCTCCAAGCTTTTGGAGGAATAAGATCAACTCAATAATTTCCGGTTCGATCGCCGCATTTTTAATCACCGTTGTCCCGCGAGCTGTCACTCCGGCTAAAATCGTATTTTCAGTCGCTCCTACAGATGGATAAGGAAGAGTGATAATGGTTCCTTTGAGGCCATTATGGGCATGGGCAAAATAGGCGCCTTCCCGCTTCATTCCTCTATACTCAATAACTGCCCCTAATTGCTCCAGCGCTTGGATATGAAAATCAACAGGACGCTGTCCAATGGAGCATCCTCCCGTTGTTGGGACAATAATATCTTGATCCGTACGTCCCAAAAGGGCTCCGATCATTAAAATGGGAATGCGGTTGGATCCGGAAAATCTTTGCGGGACATAAGAAGTTTTCAGTTCTTTTGTGATGACTTCCATTGTCCTGGCTTCGCGGTCCCATTGCACATCCATGCCTATTTCCTGGCAAAGCGAAACTGTGACCTCTACATCTCCAATATTGGGAACATTATAAAATCTGCACCGCTTGTCAGATAATAGAGAAGCAACAAGAAGTTTTGTCATGGCATTTTTAGCGCCAGCCGCCCTTATACTCCCTTTAAGAGGCGCCCCTCCTGTAATCTTTAAAATATCCATGCCCGCACCAGTCCGCTTATTCTAAATTTTAATTTGGATTAATAAAGGAGAAAGAAATTACAATAGTCACGCGTTCTATGCAATCAACAAATGATTCTCATTTTCAATGCCAGTCTTCCACCTCCTTGAAAGTAATCAATTTAGCACATTTTTAAAAGAAAATTTATTATTTTTTGAAAGCTGTATTTAAAGGTCGATTGGCAAGTCAAAGCAAAGCCATTTAGAAGGTGTATCAAAACCATTCATGACCCAGATGCGCGTTCTTTCCTTCCAAGGAGGAGGTTCGAATAAGGGAAAAGAGCTCGAATCCGAACTCAGGTTATGATGAAATTCGAAGACAGTCCCTGATAGAAAAGGCTTAATCCGAATTAGAGGAAGAAATCAAAGCTTTGGCGGTTTTTTCCCCACCACCTCATATGAAGGATTTTCTTCTACGACTAGCTTTCTCTTAAAGAAGAGAGGGGGATAATTTTTACTCTCCATACTAAGGGGTAAAAGCGAAGGCCTGGGATCATCTGCTTGCGCAAAAGAAAAGCGTATGACCCGATCAGGAAACCAACGCTGTTGCAAGCGAAGGGCAGCCAAAGACATGGTCTGCCGGCCATTAATTTCTACAATGGGATATAGACAAATCTCCCGATCCTTTTCATGCCAATACAACAAGGCATCCACGCCTACATGTCCGAAAAATCCCATTTG
Proteins encoded in this region:
- a CDS encoding KamA family radical SAM protein gives rise to the protein MSCPIPLITPAPWRAILRENFNRVEALADFLELSSQQRQQLLFKPTFAINVPLRLAQKMAKQNLDDPLVRQFLPTRQENENHPDFVLDPVQDETFRCEAKLLHKYEGRVLLVCTSACAMHCRYCFRQNFSYDREDKLFLAEIEAIRSDASIHEVILSGGDPLSLSDETLKSLLDQLNAIPHLKRLRFHTRFPIGIPERIDDSFLRLISACSKQLFFVIHCNHPKELGADLFARLKELQKLGCVLLNQAVLLKGVNDDAPTLRTLCEELADQGILPYYLHQLDRVQGTAHFEVEEEQGRALIREIARSLPGYAVPKYVREIAGEPHKTPLN
- the murA gene encoding UDP-N-acetylglucosamine 1-carboxyvinyltransferase, with the translated sequence MDILKITGGAPLKGSIRAAGAKNAMTKLLVASLLSDKRCRFYNVPNIGDVEVTVSLCQEIGMDVQWDREARTMEVITKELKTSYVPQRFSGSNRIPILMIGALLGRTDQDIIVPTTGGCSIGQRPVDFHIQALEQLGAVIEYRGMKREGAYFAHAHNGLKGTIITLPYPSVGATENTILAGVTARGTTVIKNAAIEPEIIELILFLQKLGAIIAIDVDRTIRIHGTRRFYEVEHTVIPDRIEAASWGMAAIATKGRVFVEGAQHVNMLTFLNKLREVGGGFDIKGNGIEFFYDGPLQGGLHLETDVHPGFMTDWQQPFVVLLTQASGTSVVHETVYENRFGYTETLREMGADITLFRQCLGGKQCRFASQSFCHSAIIKGSTSLIGKEIRIPDLRAGFAYVMAALIASETSSISGLEFLERGYEDLVNKLELLGADAELIKKKEESGQPVLAKLKASQNLLEPILIRVSEKG